Part of the Gavia stellata isolate bGavSte3 chromosome 25, bGavSte3.hap2, whole genome shotgun sequence genome is shown below.
ACCAGATAAGCATGCTATTTATCTGTTGCCAAGACAAAAACTCGTAAGCATGGCCTCTGGTAATGAGTAAAAATAATGACCGAGACAAAAGCAGTGACCAGAAGATCCTTCAGCTGACCCCACTCGTCCTTTGTGTTCTGCTCAGTAATTACTTCTCTCAAATCCATCCCTTTCTGCCTCTTGCTTTCTGGTCTCCAAACTGATGTTCCTCCCTTGCATGTCCTTTTGGGCTACCAGTTCCTAGTTAGCCTGCCCCATTCTTGTTCCTAAGTTTCACAGCGATGAGAGCCAGCCCTTGTGTATCCTTCACTTGCTATCCACATGGCCTTGTTCCCGCTGCTCCTCCCATTTATAGTTGCACCTGACTTCTGATTCATCAGATATTTAGTTCTTCCTGGATATTTAGATTACAGCAGTGTTTTTAGGCTGGTCTGGCCTGCTCATTTAGTTAGCAAAGCAACATGCCATTAGGTAGGACCTGCTAGTGTGTCCTGCCTTGAAATGGTTACATCCTTTCCAAAGGGCTTCAGCAAACACTGTCTACCTTTCAGCCACTTTTTTCCAAATCTAAACCACTATAAACTTGAGCGATTAGCACTGCTGCCGAGACGGCTTTCTCATCAGTCTTGCACACACCTCTGGGTGCTTTGTATTCCAGCTGGGGGAATTTCCTTATCTCCGTCTTCCTGGAAACTTTAGCTCTGTCCTTCATCGTCAGCAAATGCTCAAGGCATCTGCGCATTAATGGTGGCACATCGCAGAGGTGATATGACTGAGTTTAACCGAgccacagggtgctgggcagtgCTGGTCCAAAGAGCAAGAGCCTGGAAAGCTCTGGATCCTGTGCTAAAGAACTGGATAAATTGTCATGTCCGTTCTTTCTTGGCTTATCCAGTTAGGGCTGAGGAACATGTCAGCAGACAGTGTGACAGATTGGTGGCTTTCATATCTGCAGGGTTACTTGCCCACTCTGGCCCTCCCCATGGCACGATGTGATCTTTGGCTTCATTTGCGCACGGGAAGCTCTTTGCTGGCCGTGTGGTTTGCAGTGCCTCTGAGCGCCTGGCTCTCTGACAGGCAATATCTGGGGATTTCCTCGTTAACTAGCTGACCTAATTACCTGCTGTTGGTGTCCTATCAGCTGCCCAAACACCAGTGTGCTCACTGCTGTACAAAATAAACAGCTTTGTCTCCTGGACAGAGTGCTGACTGCGGGGAAGTGGGTTTGTTCTCCCTTACTTTGCACTCTACCCTCACACTTGCCCATAAAACGATTAAGTCCATTTATTTCTCGCAGAGGCCAAGGCTGTCTCACAAAACTGGGTATCTgtgcctcccctgccccagccccttgTTACTGCAGTCCCGAGCTTGGTCGCAGCGTGATGTGGGGTGTGCGGCGAGGCGTGCGGTGCGCGTACATGCATTTCCCTCTGTTGGCGTTTGCAGGAATCGTCGTGGGTCAGGGACTGGAACTTGCATCCGCAGCTTTGGGCGTGCGGGGGCCAAGTCGGAGGatgccaggcagggctgctggtCTTAGTTTCTTCTTCGTTTCTCATCCCTCAGGTCAACGTGATGGCTGTGAGCATCTGCACCCGAGAGGCTTACCAGTCcatgaaagagagaaacatcGATGATGGGCATATTATTAACATTAACAGGTATGCAGGGGGCGAATGTGTGATCAGCCACTTGggcttcctcctccctgcctcgCACAGAGGATTTAAGCAGTGGAGCTTTAATCTTGGAGTGGGCTGATGGTGCCCAAGGAGAGGTTTTCCAAGGATTGTGATGGTTGATTTTTCAAACCACTTTTTTTAACCTCTGCTGGTCTAAATGCAAGAAAGACCAAACCAGGGAGGAAAGGGTAATGCCAACCACTTGCTGTCTTGCAAGGTTGAAGACGGAAACTTGTTGACCGGCTCCAGAAAGCAGCTGTGTCGAGAGGAGCCTCTGGGGGTGTGCCTTTCCCACAGGAGAGGGGAATTCCTCACGTAGCCACCATGTCAGTGTCTCTTTCTGTGTTCATTATGGTGGTTTGAATACCCTGTTGGTTCCTTCTCGGGACTCTGCTTGCCTCCCCACCTCTCAacactttcctttctgctctcttctcAGCATGAACGGCCACAGCGTTGTGCCACAGTCGGTGGTGCATTTTTACAGTGCCACCAAGTACGCGGTTACAGCCCTCACGGAGGGGCTGAGGCAGGAACTCAGAGAAGCAAAGACTCATATACGAGCTACAGTGAGTACTGGgggctctcctcctctctcctgcttttgtGGGTGGTAGAGAGCTGGCAGGCTGCTTTATGGGGCAGAGGTTTTCCCTTTGGAAAGCAGGcaaggaaatgcaaaaatagTGCTCAGCACACTGGGAACGTTCAGGTCCTGTGGCCAACTGTCCCTGGCCACCTCTCTTTCCCAGGAAGAGAGAGACTGGGCGGCAGAAGGCGCAGCAGCAATGAGCTGTGTCAGGGAATAAATTTTTTGGGTGCACAAAGTAGGCAGCTGCTTACCCGGGAGTGAGCGGGGCTCATGAGAGCAGAGGGAGGCAATCAACTGGGCTGTTTGCTCTCATGCAGAGCTTGCATCTCAGAAGCAATATGTCCAGAAGTTCATTTGTATTGTAAGTTTTTCCATCATTTTCCCTGCTTCTCTGTCCCTTTGGGGCATGAAGAGGGAGGTACCCATCAGCGTTCCCCAGGGGTACCTGCCATAGCAGTCATTCAGGCAAAGCCTGCTCTTTTAAACGATTCCCCTAGAAAaagggtggggaaggagaacAACAGAAAgggggctgggtttttttggctctTTCAGTGCTAAAaagttttctctccttttttttattcttttgctgaAGGGGAATTACAAATCCTATTAGGATGtgctctgcttttttccagTGTATATCTCCAGGACTGGTGGAAACAggatttgcttttaaacttcATGATAATGACCCCGAGAGAGCTGCTGCAACCTATGAGAGCATTAGGGTAGGACATGGAGAAATGGAAACAGAGGGAAGTGGCTCTGATTATAGTTTAACAGTCTTTCTCCTGGCTAATAGCACAAGGAACTTGTTCTGCAGAGTGCCCAGTGCTTTCCAGGACGTAATCAGCATCCCCAAAGTCTCAGCACTCAGACCTCAGATTTTGCACTGCTATTTACGCACTATGTAGATTTTCATTCAGGTTCAGTTTCCGACTCCCtatattttccctttattttgaTGTTCCTGTAAATAAATATCAGTCAGCTTTGACATTTGGCAGGCTATGACTTCTTTATTGAAGAGAAGATATAACAAGCAAACATGCCTGCACAAGAAGAAATGTGAGAGCGTGTTGTCTCGCAGGTGGCTAGCACAGGATTTCTTGTGCTTCTCTGGTAATTTTTGATAAGGATGGCAATGCCTGACCTGGCAGAATTACTGTGCCAGTAGTAAGATTATTCACACCAAATGGAGAATTATCAGCACCAGACACGTCCTTTGTTAAATTTttaatggattatttttttcctgcttgcttgCGTCTTTTTGACATGCCCCAGTGACACTGTCGAAACTCGTTATTGATGGTTAGGAAAGAAGTGATCTTGTGGTTAACTTCCTGAGGTGCCCTTTGTCTAAGAGTCTCTTTCCTGTCTTTCCAGTGTCTCAAAGCTGAAGATATGGCTAACGCTGTCATATATGTCCTCAGTGCCCCACCTCATGTACAGGTAGGCTGTGGTTGGGTTGGAGGACTCTGCAGTGGGTGGCTGAAGGCGGAGAGGGTAACTGCTGCCCTGACATTTGCTAATCAGCGTTGCAGCCGCAGTATCAGCTGTGTGCTTAGCGGAGCCTGGGCTGGGGATTAGCGGTGATCACATTTGTTTACACTTCCCTTACCGCAGCTATGGGATTGCACTGCTCGGGCTGCTCACAGCCCTGCGGATCCGGCAAAGGCTGCTCCGACCCCAGAGAAGGACTGCACgaggcagggggaaggggagggataTGGGCAGGCTCTGCCCTTTTGGATGGTGCCATCTGAGATTTGCTGACAGCCTTGCAGCTGGGTGAGGTTCTGCCAGTTGCCAAACGATGTATTTGGCCTGATTCTGCCAAGTGCTGTGCACCTCCCCAAGGGTGGTGTGAGGTGCTCATGTTGCCAGAGGGACTTCCCTCCTGTGAAACAAGAAATAAGTGACCAGCTTTGAGCTGGAgccaggaggaggcaggagcagtgTCAAAGTTTAGTATATGCAGCATAGAAGTCCCTGTTGCAATAGCAAACTTTGATCATGAGGGGTTTAGCAGCCCCTCGCATGAACTCTGCTCCTTTGGAGCAAGACGTGGCCATCTTGACATTGCATCAGTAGTGATAACTGGCCTTCTTGTCTTAAGAAGATAAAAAGTCCTGCCCCTGGCTGATCAAGCAGTGCCTCTGCTTGACCCTCCATGAGCAGGACCAAACTAAAGACTTGAACCATGAGAGTTCATAATCAGTGTCATCTTGCACTCTTTTCTGCCCATGTATGTGCTTTTATTCCTCCCGCTAAAGGCAGAGCAGTCACATTcccctttatttctttctaatatCTCAGTTAAGCAGGCTCATTTCTAGTTACAGGAACTTTCTTCGTGCGCCATTACAGTGGCAAGCTGCACAGCATGGAAGTGCCAAGACCGGGATTTAAAATGGACTTAAGTGCTCCAGTAAAATCTTACGTTGGTCTCTTCTAGATTGGCGATATACAGATGAGGCCCACGGAGCAGATATCATAGCAAATGAAGAGGACTGTGAGCAGCAGCGTGTATCCACTCCACTTCGAACCCTCTGGCAATTTAGGGTTTCGTTGGCTGGCTAGCAATGTTTTAATCAAGTACCAAGGATCATgtttgaagaattatttttctctccctctctctgagctggtgctggtgctgagccagtttaaaaaaaatagtagtggGTTTCTTTCTCCCCCACTCCTTTCTGAAACTGCTTAAgagtaaaatgtatttgaaaataatgcAGGGAAGTGGTTTGTGGAAGATTGTTGTCTCCAGGCTGgtttattcttccttttgctttctttttaaggttTGTTTGATCTTATTTGCTGATGCTGTGTCTGGACATAGGTGAAGTGGCACAAGATGTTTGCCAGCTTCAGTGTGCTTAGGGTTTGAGATTTTCAGTGGATGTCATACATGAATCCATCTAatttttgggtttattttcatCAGACTGATTACTGTTGATAATGATGCATGTGATATTTTCTACTTCTTTCGTACTCCACTGCCCTAAACCCAGTGTACAATCTCACCCACCTCCCCAGACCCTCCTTTCCCATTCAGATGAATCATGCCTGCCAAGTTTGAGGAAGTATAAATGTGTGTGCTtgctatttctctttctttctagGTAGGTAGGTAAATAGTTGGAGGAAAAGTACCTGTACTTCTGCAGGTTAGAATGATCATTTAAGTGGCATAGTTACAGTAAGAGTGAgttgtttggtatttttaataaaaactaaatGTGTGCTGTCTTGTGATCACCTCTATCCTTGGTATCATCTCCCAGCACTCTTGATGTTTTTGTATGTGATATTTGCATGCATTGACACTTTTCTGGAAATATTGATCGGTCTTAGAAAGATGTATGGTGCTGTTTAAATGCTGGTGCTGATGAGTTGGAAATGTTGAAAGTTTGTTTATATGCAGAGATATAAACtcggagagagagagagagagtgaaaTGAACCATGCCGAAGCTGTCCGAAGTGAAAAGTTATTAGTAGGGGCATTTGCCTACGAAGCAGCAGGTGAAAGGTCTGGTTCAGATCTCGTACTAGTTCTACACTGGTGCAGCCCCATTGTTTTGCTCTGGATTTATTCTAACTTGAGGAAGAAGAGAATCAGCCTCAAAGCTGATATGTGCAGAGCTGGAGACCACCTGAGTTATCTTAAGACTCTTGCAGTGTGGCAGAAATACGTCTGTGTGTAGTCCAACTTGCTGCAGAGCTATGGAGCATATGTGGCCTTAAGATTGTAGACTCGCTCCTGCTGCGCTCTGGACTTTCTGTAGTGTTTTGGAAGGCGAACCATCGGTTTAGGTGGAGCTGTTATGGTCAGTTGATTGGAGCGGAGGATTAGGAGCCAGAGAAACTTGGGTTGGATTGCTTTGCTTACACCAGTATAGCTCTGTGGGAGTTCATCTGTGTTACGCCACCATAAGGGAGACCAGAATTGGGCCACGCCATGAGTTTCAACTCCCTACAAAgccttgggcaagtcactttacctctctgcctcagtttccccatctgtaaaatggggataataATACTTACCTACCTCACAGGGGTGTTGTGAGGACTCACAAActtttgtaaagcactttgaCTATGAGAAGCGCTATGTAAGTGCTGAGTGTTGATATGAAGTATTATTATTGATTAAATCTTGTGATACAAAGAATTCCTTGTGCCAAAGGTGAGCAACTGTAGACGGATACAAGGAGAAAACTGGTAAAACATTCCTTTGTaatggcaaaacaaaagcaatttgccccttttttttcctctttataaaTACACGCTCATGGCGTGGTCTGTCCATTCCTCATCTGTCACCAGTTTCCACTGGCAAGTACTCATAGCCTTGTCTCTGGATTTGGCTTTTTAACTTACTGTGAGTGAAACTCATGCCCTGTGGTGCAGTCTTGCGCCACTGTAATGCACTGCCCTCCTCCACCTTGCTGAGGCGGTGGCTTTGTGTGGGATCTTTGCACAGAGCTGGGTTTCACTCACGGCATTGGGCTAGATCGTGTCCCGCAAGGAGCGGCCGGTCCAAGTCTGCACGCAGCCAGCAATCCTCACTGCAGCAGAGAGCCTGCGCCAACCGGAAAAGCTCTTTAGCCTCTGTGCCACCATGATCCTCAATTCGGAGGCACTTGGCTAAGGAAGGTTCAAGCActactgtgctttttttataaCCCCCTTGTGATGTTCAGCTAGACTTGATATGAAAACGCCTGGTGTTTTCTGTAGGGTTTCTTTTACAGGAGCATGTTGAAATTCAGCAGATGCGCTGTGCAGTGTGTGTGCCATCTTTTTAAGAGAAGATGGTTGAACTAGGAGTTggaggccaaaaaaaaaaaaaaaaagttgagaaatTTGGAActtctgagcagaaaaaaaatgagcaggGATGTGGGGAGCACTGGTGAAACATCTGAATTGGTGGCCACAGCTGTGGTCAAAGTTAAGCAGATGTTGAAATGCGTGTATCTTTCTGCTCTGTAAAAGGGGGCTTCGGAGAGAATTGCTTAAGATGTAAGGCCTTGAAAAAGGGCCAGTCTGGGTAGTTGTGCCCTGCAAATACAACCTGGCTGACCTGCAGCCCtggaagtttggggtttttttccccccaagaacATTTGTAACATTTGCAAGTCTATACAATAGCCTTGAAATTATATCcagtatatttttccatttcaagtGTGGTTTTAGGGGATAACTCCTGCTGCCCATTAACTTCCCACATGAAGCACGGCCTGTGGAGGGGTTTGGCGCAGGTTGTTTGGCCACTCTGCCATGTGTGACTTGGTGGCACCTTGAGCCATCTTCCTGGGGTGCAATGGGATTGGCAGCATGACTCTGAGGcatttaaaaaccccaaacaggaGGGTGAACTGTGTAATTTATCAGTAGGTTTCTAATTGtgaactgtaaaataaagaataaaaagagaggCACACTGTGGTTCTTTTGTTGTGTATATTGTAGTTTTTGTGTTAAAACATAACATCCTTTTTCCTGTTCACAGCTAAACCTTTCTTTTGTGAAGAGTTCAAACAGAAACGTGTGGTTTTGGTTCTTCATGAGAAAAACCATAATTGCTTTCTAGAGCAGAATAGCATCCAGTTGTCTCATGGATAACCTGTGGAGGTTGGACTTGCGCGTCCTTGTTCAAATGAAGCCGCACTCCACAGGAGTTTGCTGAAATCCCCAGGTAGGCTGCTGGGCACGGCTGGGTTTGACTAAACTATGCAAGGGATGAGCCGCTGTTGCTACTCGGACTTGGATATTGAACTCTTTCAGTCTCTCGTGCTTGCCTTGAAGCAAGACAGATTGTTGTCGTCATTAACTGAAGGCATTTTTGTTCCCCAGTCCCCTTTCAGCTTGTCCAAGCGCAGAGGCACGTTCCTGAGCTCAGGTTTGCTGTTGTTGAAATACAAGGTTTTTGCAAATAAGTAACGAATAGCTGAATTGTCTGCCATTGCTGCATTTGAGGCAGATTTTTTGGATACCTTGTAAATAGGTAAAGAGCGCATGTAGAATTAAAACCACGTGTTTTTTCCTagtcttctgattttttttttctttgttgtataTAGTGTATCTATCATGTTATGTTAACGTGTTTGCTGGAGGTACAGCAGTTTTACCTGGCATATTACGTGATCTCAGGGGACTAGTCCCAGCTCtcatttttttggggggcaggAACCACGAGCACAGTTGGGTCTGGTAAGCAGCAGGAAAACCATGATTTTACTTGAGATCTCTGAACCTACAAAAAcaatttcagtgtatttttgaGGCCTGATGTAACTTGTCAATGTTTCAGACTAACAGTATAGAAAAGGACTGAAACACTTTTGGTGCTCTCTGcaaaatccttttaaaataatactgtcGTGGTTTGTCCCCCTTGGCCCACCCTGGAAGCCCTAAACCTATTGCTGTGAATGACCTGGTTCCCTGTTTGCCTGCCCCTTGTCTACCCATTTATGACATTAAAAGGTGGATATAAAATACCATGTAATTAGAAGAGCAGCATTTTGTTGTAAAGTTACAGGTTCAGAGCGAGTCGGGCCCCGTGGCAGCGCCCGGCGCTTGCCCGATGCTCTTGGAGCCCTTTCTCCCCGTGTTTAGAGAAGCACGTTGCAATTACCGTGCCTGGGTGGTAAATAGGTCAGGACATCGCCCTCAGAACGTGCGCTTCCAGGCGATTAAATGCCATTTGGACAGTTTCCATTGTCCGTGGGATTTTACAGCCCGCCTGAGCGCACCCGGCCTTTGGGAACGGGGTCAGAGAGAAATCCCCACTCCCTTGGGTAACttgtttaataataaaatacctGGGCTAGGCCGGGGCCTGGGCCTTCCAAAGCACCAGCGCCATTGCTGGACCGGGGTGGTGCCCGTTGTTCGGGCCGGGGTCTGCGGTATGCATCCCCTCGCCCCGGTCTTTGTGAGATGCCCTGAAGAAGCGGTTAAAAGCTCTTTTCTCGTTAATTAAGGCCCTGTCTGTGGAGGCTCTCCTCTGGCTCggggcagcaccagccctgcccTTTGCAGCCCTCGCCAGCGGGGTGACCTGGCTCGGCCCAGGGGCGCGGGAGGAAAGCCGTCCTCCTCCCTCAGGGCTGTGGGGGCTCCTGGCGGGCTCTGACTGGGAGCAGGGGCTCCGCTGCCCTCCCCGGACAGAGCCCGGTGCCCGGGAGGGGAGATGAGGGCCGCCCGGGGCCTGAGGGCCGCCCGCTGCCCTCCGGGGCGACTGTTGTCACGGGCGGGAAGGAGGCGGGGCCCCGCCCGCCTGCGCCCCCGCCCACCGCCAGGCGGCGCtgccgcgcggggcggggcaCCGCCCCTCTCGCTGGTACGGCCACGTGCCCGCCCGGAAGCGGCGCGGCGCACGCGGACGGtaggagcggggcggcggcggggcccaCGCGTGTCCGCGGCGCCCGCTGCGACCGGCAGTCCCTCCTGCCGTGCCGGGGAGCACCTTCGGCCCGCCCAGCGAACGCCCCACACCTGTCCGTGCCCCGGCTGCGCTCCCTGCCGCGGGGAGCTGAGCTCAGTGGTTTCCCCCCATCTAGGGCCTCGCGCTCGTCCCCCGTGCCCGTGGGGTGGTGCGGGGCCACCTCCTGTCGGCTCAGCCACCGGCCTGAGGCCACACCGCCTCCCGTGGGCAGGGCGCGGCTGCCTGCGCTGGCCTGTCCCGCGTGGAAAGGCTTTTGGGGCGGTAATGGGGCACGCGCTGAAGTCCAGCGTCTGGATGGCCGTGGGGCTGTCACCCGCCAACTGCAGCCGCTGGTGCGGGGGGGTGAGGTACCGCTCCACGCGGGAGCAGCGGCCCCCGCCCTTCGCACCGCCAGCCGCGGGTGGGGATGAGGAAGGGTCACGCCAAGGCGGGAACGGCGGCGGCCGGCTTCCCCCGCCAGCCCTCCCGGCGTTTTCTCGAGCGGCGGCTGACCCCCGGTCCTCCCGTGGGCGCCTGGGCCCCCAAAGCCGGCCGCTGCAGTGGCGCGAGTCGTACGGGAGAGCGGCCAGACAGGCCGCGCCAGCCAACAGGGAGCCGTGGAGCTCGCGAGAGGGTGGCTTCTCAAAGAAGAGGCCGGAACGAAAGCCTCTGGCCATCGAGAGGACTAAAGGCTCAGAGATCGTGTTTGGGATCGCACCGTGTTCCCTGGCCCTCTCTCAGTCGAGAAGGGACCTGTTCAGGTTGTTCCTCAAGCAGAGCAGCGGCTCTCGGCGGCTTGTTATGAGTGAGTTTGTCCTTCAGGCCATGGCCCGGGGAGTCCCGGTGCACCACGTCAAGAGGCGAGAGCTGGATGCGCTTTGCAGAGGTCAGGTCCACCAGGGAGTTTGTCTGGAGGCCAGTCCTCTCCGTTTCAAGAGTTTGGAGGAAGCTGAAAAGCCTGGTTTGGGGGATGAAGAGAGCCTGAACCGACAGCTGATTTGGCTGGTGTTGGAGCAGATCCAGGATCCCATGAACGTGGGGGCACTGCTGCGCTCTGCATACTTCTTGGGGGTGGACAGAGTGGTGACAAGCCAGAGGAACAGGTACGGGGTTGGTTATCTGCTccttcagcttttctctttcttttcctgctgttccCCAAGAGGTTTCTAGCCTGCATTGCTCGACAGCTTTTTCAGAGGGCTTTCTAGGACTGAGCTTGAGAGCTGAATTTGGCtagctgctgctttgtgttGCGCTCCACAGGGAGGCTGCGGGAGGTGGTATTCCAGGCTGGTAAGGAAGCTCCctgggtgttttttgttttaacccATTTTGTGTTTGAGTTGCCTGTCTCTGCACAAAACTGCTGTAACTTATTTCCTCGTTTAATTTCTGAGCCCTCCTATTCTCCACAGGAAAATATATCCATATAGTGAGCGAGATCTTTAGGGGACTAGTTGGAATTGGGTTGCAGAGGCAAGAGaaggaaatacaaaaacaaaaattctcCCGATTTCCCTTTTTGCTCTCATATgacacttttctttcctttcttccttgcagCT
Proteins encoded:
- the DHRS11 gene encoding dehydrogenase/reductase SDR family member 11 is translated as MERWTGRVALVTGASVGIGAAVARALVQHGMKVVGCARSVDKIEKLAAECQSAGYPGTLIPYKCDLSNEEEILSMFSAIKTLHQGVDVCINNAGLARPEPLLSGKTEGWRTMIDVNVMAVSICTREAYQSMKERNIDDGHIININSMNGHSVVPQSVVHFYSATKYAVTALTEGLRQELREAKTHIRATCISPGLVETGFAFKLHDNDPERAAATYESIRCLKAEDMANAVIYVLSAPPHVQIGDIQMRPTEQIS
- the MRM1 gene encoding rRNA methyltransferase 1, mitochondrial encodes the protein MGHALKSSVWMAVGLSPANCSRWCGGVRYRSTREQRPPPFAPPAAGGDEEGSRQGGNGGGRLPPPALPAFSRAAADPRSSRGRLGPQSRPLQWRESYGRAARQAAPANREPWSSREGGFSKKRPERKPLAIERTKGSEIVFGIAPCSLALSQSRRDLFRLFLKQSSGSRRLVMSEFVLQAMARGVPVHHVKRRELDALCRGQVHQGVCLEASPLRFKSLEEAEKPGLGDEESLNRQLIWLVLEQIQDPMNVGALLRSAYFLGVDRVVTSQRNSCPLTPTVSKASSGTVEVFDVYSTDDLQSFLKAKTAEGWEVVGTVSKPEDVENVPVISCLEFRWNKPVIIVIGNEGDGISLETQLLCQRMLAIPPGRALHPGIESLNVSVATGIVLHSICSQKLRHSD